Proteins from one Streptomyces genisteinicus genomic window:
- a CDS encoding non-ribosomal peptide synthetase, giving the protein MTVFAGTSVRDDREETAAASARQQAALLITSPADFAVALYGAWEAGLGVLPLPVDFPDERLRHMVGDCRPAALIASADQADRAARLAAVTEPAVEVLVLDALPDGDEHAPRPSPAPARRPGDAPAFTVYTSGSTGRPKGVLIRHGQIGRLVAWCADTWRLGPWARVAQTLSLGFDFGLQELFTFLPFGGCVVVPAREDRLSARAYARFLRREHVSVLFTTPSFADELIAAGEQLPDLRLVLLGGEVLKGVTAEGLRGLAGDGCRLFNGYGPTEATVNCLMYEIPRPPEGEEPPRLVPVGSATAAARIDVVDDEGRAVPVGALGEIRIGGPGVADGYLERPELSAERFVRCRETGELLYRTGDLAYARHDGVFVVVGRADRQTKIRGHRAELGEIEQTLRGAPDVVTAEVRITGTPARLVAYLVGAGIDIGAVRAHVAARLPPAMLPEQEVLLDRMPMTANGKLDEAALERLSEEGHARRLPDTASPAEIEAAVCAVWADALAAPGIAPDANVFDLGAHSLVVTRVHGRISAALGVEFPVHEVFEYPRPRDLARRLAALRRDDRGGPADNLAAATVKDDQ; this is encoded by the coding sequence ATGACCGTGTTCGCCGGCACATCGGTCCGGGACGACCGGGAAGAGACCGCCGCGGCCTCGGCCCGACAGCAGGCCGCGTTGCTGATCACGTCGCCGGCCGACTTCGCCGTCGCCCTGTACGGGGCCTGGGAGGCGGGCCTCGGTGTCCTGCCGCTGCCCGTCGACTTCCCCGACGAGCGGCTGCGGCACATGGTGGGGGACTGCCGGCCGGCGGCTCTGATCGCCTCCGCCGACCAGGCCGACCGTGCCGCCCGCCTCGCGGCGGTCACGGAACCCGCCGTCGAGGTCCTCGTGCTGGACGCCCTGCCGGACGGCGACGAGCACGCTCCCCGGCCATCGCCCGCCCCGGCGCGGCGGCCCGGCGACGCACCCGCCTTCACCGTCTACACCAGCGGCTCGACCGGCCGGCCGAAGGGCGTCCTCATCCGGCACGGGCAGATCGGCCGGCTCGTGGCCTGGTGCGCCGACACCTGGCGGCTCGGCCCCTGGGCACGGGTCGCCCAGACGCTCTCCCTCGGCTTCGACTTCGGGCTCCAGGAACTCTTCACCTTCCTGCCCTTCGGCGGCTGCGTCGTGGTCCCCGCGCGGGAGGACCGCCTCAGCGCCCGCGCCTATGCCCGCTTCCTGCGGCGCGAACACGTCTCGGTGCTCTTCACGACCCCGTCGTTCGCCGATGAACTCATCGCCGCGGGGGAACAGTTGCCGGACCTCCGGCTCGTCCTGCTGGGGGGAGAGGTGCTCAAGGGGGTGACCGCGGAAGGCCTGCGCGGCCTCGCCGGCGACGGCTGCCGCCTGTTCAACGGGTACGGGCCCACCGAAGCCACGGTCAACTGCCTGATGTACGAGATCCCCCGCCCGCCCGAAGGAGAGGAGCCGCCGCGACTGGTCCCCGTCGGCAGCGCCACCGCGGCCGCCCGCATCGACGTGGTCGACGACGAGGGACGCGCGGTACCCGTCGGGGCCCTGGGCGAGATCCGCATCGGTGGCCCCGGCGTCGCCGACGGCTACCTGGAGCGTCCGGAGCTCTCCGCCGAACGCTTCGTCAGATGCCGGGAGACCGGCGAGCTGCTGTACCGCACGGGCGACCTCGCCTACGCGCGGCACGACGGCGTCTTCGTCGTCGTCGGACGCGCGGACCGCCAGACGAAGATCCGCGGACACCGGGCCGAACTCGGCGAGATCGAGCAGACGCTGCGCGGCGCCCCGGACGTCGTCACCGCGGAGGTGCGGATCACCGGCACCCCCGCTCGGCTGGTGGCCTACCTCGTCGGCGCCGGCATCGACATCGGGGCCGTCCGGGCCCACGTCGCCGCGCGGCTGCCCCCCGCGATGCTCCCCGAGCAGGAGGTCCTCCTGGACCGGATGCCCATGACCGCCAACGGAAAGCTCGACGAGGCCGCCCTCGAGAGGCTGTCCGAGGAGGGGCATGCGCGGCGTCTCCCGGACACCGCCTCACCGGCCGAGATCGAGGCCGCCGTCTGCGCCGTCTGGGCGGACGCCCTGGCCGCCCCCGGCATCGCGCCGGACGCCAACGTCTTCGACCTGGGCGCCCACTCGCTGGTGGTGACCCGGGTGCACGGCCGCATCTCCGCCGCGCTCGGCGTCGAGTTCCCCGTCCACGAGGTCTTCGAGTACCCGCGCCCCCGCGACCTCGCCCGTCGGCTGGCCGCCCTGCGGCGCGACGACCGGGGCGGCCCGGCCGACAACCTGGCAGCTGCGACAGTGAAGGATGATCAGTGA
- a CDS encoding type I polyketide synthase, translated as MTRIPAHEHPDSIAITGMAARLPGAHNVTEYWRNLREGVESIVRHSREEMLANGARRDLLDDPYYVNASAPLDGADRFDAAFFGYAAREASIMEPQHRVFLECAYHALEDAAYDSRSTDALVGVFGGSTMNTYILHNVMPHAEDVVGLVGDLQTMVGNDKDYLTTRVSHKLDLRGPSLAVQTACSTSLVAVHMACRALVDEECDIALAGGASVRMPHAAGYLANPGGTSSPDGHCRAFDADAGGSVVGSGVGVVVLKRLADALRDGDQIHAVIRGSAVNNDGQAKASFTAPSIDGQSRAVVRALRRAGVDARDVRLVEAHGTGTPLGDPIEVAALTRAFRTWTEDSSYCWLGSVKPNIGHLDAAAGIAGLIKTVLSLKNRKVPPVVNFRRPNPKLALDSSPFRVATELTRLEGDEPLLASVNSLAMGGTNAHVVLEEAPPARSGGPSRRRRHPVLVSAKSGESLERLSQSLGQWARENPHADVADVAHTLATGRRDLPLRRALTAHDLDDVAYGLSARGSRSQREAEARGSVRTAFLFPGQGTQLPAMGARLAQGDPVFAAHLDSVIGLFHERAGIDLLPVLRPDPSALEEARATLTSTDHTQPALFAVEWALGRTLIDYGVRPYAMLGHSVGEIVAAALGGVLDLATAVELVARRGRLMSETPEGAMLYVNLPEEEVVKRLADAPGGLALAAVNAEQLVVVSGTPEEVEELGVRLRADGVSCGRLEVTRAFHSPLMDTAADGFREAVDAHDLHPPQILVVSNVTGQYLSAQEATDGDYWGRQLRETVRFDDGLRTLVRDGVSVFVELGPGRTLTRLAAGTGTQGAFLTALAGDNGEEPQDLLDLLTGFWLEGGDVEWSRFYASEDRLRLSLPLYPFLRTRHWLDPLPVKTVRPEHTDAAPREQAAPEQAAPRKEIGTTPAQRYVAALWTEFLGTDQFGVNDSFFEIGGHSLMAMQMVTRMRKEGADGLEMTTLFELPTVVGLAEQLERLDVPLPETGAARAPEEGGAARAPEEDGETAALLAEVAALSDDEVRARLAELEGDTGA; from the coding sequence GTGACTCGGATTCCCGCTCACGAGCACCCCGACTCCATCGCGATCACCGGCATGGCGGCTCGGCTGCCCGGTGCCCACAACGTCACCGAGTACTGGCGCAATCTGCGCGAGGGCGTGGAGAGCATCGTGCGGCACAGCCGCGAGGAGATGCTCGCGAACGGAGCCCGCCGGGACCTCCTGGACGACCCCTACTACGTCAACGCCTCCGCGCCCCTCGACGGCGCGGACCGCTTCGACGCGGCGTTCTTCGGCTACGCCGCGAGGGAAGCGTCGATCATGGAGCCGCAGCACCGGGTGTTCCTCGAATGCGCCTACCACGCGCTGGAGGACGCCGCCTACGACAGCAGGAGCACCGACGCCCTCGTCGGCGTGTTCGGCGGCTCCACCATGAACACGTACATCCTGCACAACGTGATGCCGCACGCCGAGGACGTGGTCGGCCTGGTCGGCGACCTGCAGACGATGGTCGGCAACGACAAGGACTACCTGACCACCCGCGTCTCCCACAAACTCGACCTGCGCGGCCCCAGCCTGGCCGTCCAGACCGCCTGCTCCACCTCGCTCGTGGCCGTGCACATGGCCTGCCGGGCCCTCGTCGACGAGGAGTGCGACATCGCCCTGGCGGGCGGTGCCTCGGTCCGCATGCCGCACGCCGCCGGGTATCTCGCCAACCCCGGAGGAACGTCCTCACCGGACGGCCACTGCCGCGCCTTCGACGCCGACGCCGGCGGCAGCGTCGTGGGCAGCGGCGTGGGAGTCGTGGTGCTCAAGCGGCTCGCCGACGCCCTGCGGGACGGCGACCAGATCCACGCCGTCATCCGCGGCTCGGCCGTCAACAACGACGGCCAGGCGAAGGCGAGCTTCACCGCGCCGAGCATCGACGGACAGAGCCGCGCGGTGGTGCGTGCCCTGCGCCGGGCGGGAGTCGACGCGCGGGACGTCCGGCTCGTCGAGGCACACGGCACCGGCACCCCCCTCGGCGACCCGATCGAAGTGGCCGCGCTCACCCGCGCGTTCCGCACCTGGACCGAGGACAGCTCCTACTGCTGGCTGGGGTCGGTCAAGCCGAACATCGGCCACCTGGACGCCGCCGCGGGCATCGCCGGTCTCATCAAGACCGTCCTCTCCCTGAAGAACCGCAAGGTACCCCCCGTGGTCAACTTCCGGCGCCCCAATCCCAAGCTGGCCCTCGACTCCTCGCCGTTCCGGGTGGCGACCGAACTGACCCGCCTGGAAGGGGACGAACCGCTGCTGGCCTCGGTGAACTCCCTCGCCATGGGCGGCACCAACGCCCACGTCGTGCTGGAGGAGGCCCCGCCGGCCCGCTCGGGCGGTCCGTCGCGCCGCCGCCGCCACCCCGTCCTGGTGTCCGCGAAGTCGGGCGAGTCGCTGGAGCGGCTGAGCCAGTCACTGGGGCAGTGGGCGCGGGAGAACCCGCACGCCGACGTGGCCGACGTGGCCCACACCCTGGCCACCGGCCGGCGCGACCTCCCGCTGCGCCGCGCCCTGACCGCCCACGACCTCGACGACGTGGCCTACGGACTTTCCGCACGGGGCAGCCGCAGCCAGCGCGAAGCCGAGGCACGCGGATCGGTGCGCACCGCGTTCCTCTTCCCCGGGCAGGGGACCCAGCTCCCGGCGATGGGCGCGCGGCTGGCCCAGGGCGACCCGGTGTTCGCCGCCCACCTGGACTCCGTGATCGGGCTGTTCCACGAGCGCGCCGGAATCGACCTGCTGCCGGTGCTGCGCCCGGACCCGTCCGCGCTGGAGGAGGCGCGAGCCACCCTCACCTCCACCGACCACACCCAGCCCGCGCTGTTCGCGGTGGAGTGGGCGCTCGGCCGCACCCTCATCGACTACGGCGTCCGCCCCTACGCCATGCTCGGGCACAGTGTCGGCGAGATCGTGGCCGCCGCGCTCGGCGGGGTGCTCGACCTCGCGACCGCCGTCGAGCTGGTGGCCCGCCGGGGGCGGCTGATGAGCGAGACCCCCGAGGGCGCCATGCTCTACGTGAACCTCCCGGAGGAGGAGGTCGTCAAGCGGCTGGCCGACGCGCCCGGCGGCCTCGCCCTGGCCGCGGTCAACGCCGAACAGCTCGTGGTGGTGTCCGGAACGCCCGAGGAGGTCGAGGAACTGGGCGTCCGGCTGCGCGCCGACGGTGTCTCCTGCGGCCGGCTGGAGGTCACCCGGGCGTTCCACTCGCCCCTGATGGACACCGCCGCGGACGGGTTCCGGGAGGCCGTGGACGCCCATGACCTGCACCCGCCGCAGATACTCGTCGTCTCCAACGTCACCGGCCAGTACCTCTCCGCGCAGGAGGCCACCGACGGCGACTACTGGGGACGGCAACTCCGCGAGACCGTCCGCTTCGACGACGGCCTGAGGACCCTCGTCCGCGACGGCGTCTCCGTCTTCGTCGAACTCGGACCGGGCCGCACCCTGACCCGCCTGGCCGCCGGCACGGGGACCCAGGGCGCCTTCCTGACAGCCCTCGCGGGAGACAACGGTGAGGAACCGCAGGACCTGCTCGACCTGCTCACCGGGTTCTGGCTGGAGGGCGGGGACGTCGAGTGGAGCCGGTTCTACGCCTCCGAGGACCGCCTGCGGCTGTCGCTTCCGCTCTACCCGTTCCTCCGCACCCGGCACTGGCTCGACCCGCTGCCCGTGAAGACCGTACGCCCCGAGCACACCGACGCCGCTCCCCGCGAGCAGGCAGCGCCGGAGCAGGCCGCGCCGCGCAAGGAGATCGGCACCACCCCCGCGCAGCGCTATGTCGCCGCCCTGTGGACGGAGTTCCTCGGCACCGACCAGTTCGGGGTGAACGACAGCTTCTTCGAGATCGGCGGGCACTCCCTCATGGCCATGCAGATGGTCACGCGCATGCGCAAGGAAGGCGCCGACGGCCTGGAGATGACCACCCTCTTCGAACTGCCCACGGTCGTGGGCCTCGCCGAGCAGCTGGAGCGGCTCGACGTGCCCCTGCCGGAGACCGGGGCGGCACGGGCCCCGGAGGAGGGCGGGGCGGCACGGGCCCCGGAGGAGGACGGGGAGACGGCCGCCCTGCTCGCCGAAGTCGCCGCCCTGTCCGACGACGAGGTCCGGGCACGGCTGGCCGAGCTGGAAGGAGACACCGGCGCATGA
- a CDS encoding AMP-binding protein, producing the protein MTRTSTPPDLVGAVRARAEREATAPALSWLTGLGDRTDSRTCAELDDGAAAVAAALLAEADPGDRVLLFQPPGLDFVTSFVGCLYAGCVPVPVYPLLDTAEERATVRRIQEDSGSRVAWTSDAGMAEYLAQAVATPALWRTGDDRHVPSGSPSPGTLAFLQYTSGSTAEPRGVMVTHGNLAANLAAIREAFRHTPDSVVLSWLPAYHDMGLIGNILHPLHTGCHAYLASPIDFIRNPTAWPAAVHTYGVTTSGAPNFAYELVARAVERDGLPPGLDVSGWRTAYSGAEPVSARTLRRFAEALAPAGFRDDAFVPCYGLAESTLLVTSVPVGAGATTRDTPDGEAVVACGVPRDCDVAVAGPDGTPLPAGEVGEILVHGPAVAAGYWNRPDLTHEVFGASLTGSDGRWLRTGDLGFLVDGELHVTGRIKDVIIVRGRNHHPQDIERLVVDLAPAVRPGCVAAFAAPDDQGVVIVAELRPGQSLGDGDRARIAGAVATTFGLASHEIVAVPRGTVPKTTSGKLRRGECRTRYLADAYADHRPVPGRGPARDGAAPEDAVRGALAEVLGTDAGDDRPLTLSGLDSLGAVRLTELVARRTGVDIPVRDLLGGATAADLIERVHAAAAAPAGEAATVTGELSTAQESLLFLHMLDPGSDAYTISFACEPGPDTDHGLFERALRTALEHQPELRMRFTSSGAGGRREAVSARRMRDALALTPVPVAEDRLAPQMSEAAALPFDPEDGPLLRLYRWQTPARRVYQVVVHHLVTDLWSLSLVLRDLGSAYSALAAGRPVRLPEPGSYDAWVREQRAWLDSAEAGERDAFLRELLPRRAAPLGVRTDVPRPAVRSGRGARIEARVPAPAPPGPAGRDPVCLLAVLWAATLGRYGTPAPVVVGVPVAGRTSGRHGAVGGLCTNTVPLALDVGPDRLLEQVVAEARAQLAAGMDAGLHPLARAVEAVRPDRAPGRTPLVETLITYQENPLPDVPGLLEALAGSETVITLGDLVLRSVPVERHSCRYDLDLVVTPGRDGLRLTLDYAADLFTERTARAVLDTFCAALAAAERGDAARLADITVLSDRDTALLERIGRGATPPMEPSLLRRVRTVAEETPDAPAVQEPRRARSHAEFARQVERVAHALRFAGDGRS; encoded by the coding sequence TTGACCCGCACATCGACTCCACCCGACCTCGTCGGAGCGGTACGAGCGCGCGCCGAGCGGGAGGCCACGGCCCCCGCGCTGTCCTGGCTCACCGGGCTCGGGGACCGAACCGACTCACGCACCTGCGCCGAACTCGACGACGGGGCCGCCGCGGTGGCCGCCGCGCTGCTCGCCGAAGCCGACCCGGGGGACCGCGTCCTGCTGTTCCAGCCACCCGGACTCGACTTCGTCACCTCCTTCGTCGGCTGCCTGTACGCCGGATGCGTCCCGGTCCCCGTCTACCCTCTGCTCGACACCGCGGAGGAGCGCGCCACGGTCCGCCGCATCCAGGAGGACAGCGGCTCCCGGGTGGCCTGGACCTCCGACGCCGGCATGGCCGAGTACCTGGCGCAGGCGGTCGCCACCCCCGCACTGTGGCGCACCGGTGACGACCGGCACGTGCCGAGCGGGTCCCCGTCTCCCGGCACACTGGCCTTCCTGCAGTACACCTCGGGCTCCACGGCCGAACCGCGCGGCGTCATGGTGACGCACGGCAACCTCGCCGCCAACCTGGCCGCCATTCGCGAAGCGTTCCGTCACACGCCGGACAGCGTGGTGCTGAGCTGGCTGCCCGCCTATCACGACATGGGCCTGATCGGGAACATCCTCCATCCCCTGCACACCGGGTGCCACGCCTACCTGGCCTCGCCGATCGACTTCATCCGCAATCCGACGGCATGGCCCGCCGCCGTGCACACGTACGGCGTGACCACCAGCGGCGCCCCCAATTTCGCGTACGAACTCGTGGCCCGCGCCGTCGAGCGCGACGGCCTGCCTCCCGGTCTCGACGTCAGCGGCTGGCGGACCGCCTACAGCGGCGCGGAACCCGTATCGGCGCGCACGCTCCGCCGCTTCGCCGAGGCGCTCGCCCCGGCCGGGTTCCGGGACGACGCCTTCGTGCCGTGCTACGGGCTGGCGGAATCCACACTGCTGGTGACCTCGGTCCCCGTCGGTGCGGGAGCGACCACGCGCGACACCCCCGACGGGGAAGCGGTCGTCGCCTGCGGAGTGCCCCGCGACTGCGACGTCGCGGTCGCCGGGCCGGACGGCACACCGCTGCCCGCGGGAGAGGTGGGCGAGATCCTGGTGCACGGGCCGGCCGTCGCGGCCGGGTACTGGAACCGGCCCGACCTCACCCACGAGGTGTTCGGCGCGAGCCTCACCGGCAGCGACGGCAGGTGGCTGCGCACGGGCGACCTCGGCTTCCTCGTGGACGGCGAACTCCACGTCACGGGCCGCATCAAGGACGTCATCATCGTGCGGGGCCGCAACCACCACCCCCAGGACATCGAGCGACTCGTCGTCGACCTCGCCCCCGCGGTCCGCCCCGGCTGCGTCGCCGCGTTCGCCGCACCGGACGACCAGGGCGTGGTGATCGTCGCGGAACTGCGCCCGGGACAGAGCCTGGGCGACGGCGACCGGGCACGGATCGCCGGCGCCGTCGCCACGACGTTCGGCCTGGCCTCGCACGAGATCGTCGCGGTGCCCCGGGGCACCGTGCCCAAGACCACCAGCGGCAAGCTGCGCCGCGGCGAGTGCCGGACCCGGTACCTGGCGGACGCGTACGCCGACCACCGCCCCGTCCCCGGCCGGGGCCCCGCCCGGGACGGCGCCGCCCCGGAGGACGCCGTACGCGGCGCCCTGGCCGAGGTGCTCGGCACGGACGCCGGAGACGACCGGCCGCTGACCCTGTCCGGCCTCGACTCACTGGGCGCCGTCCGGCTGACGGAACTCGTCGCACGCCGTACCGGCGTGGACATCCCCGTCCGCGACCTCCTGGGAGGCGCCACCGCCGCCGACCTGATCGAGCGGGTCCACGCCGCCGCGGCGGCGCCTGCCGGGGAGGCCGCCACCGTCACCGGCGAGCTCTCCACGGCGCAGGAATCCCTGCTGTTCCTGCACATGCTCGACCCCGGCAGCGACGCCTACACCATCTCCTTCGCCTGCGAGCCGGGCCCGGACACCGACCACGGGCTGTTCGAGCGGGCGCTGCGCACGGCGCTGGAGCACCAGCCGGAACTGCGTATGCGCTTCACGTCGTCCGGGGCCGGCGGACGACGTGAAGCGGTGTCCGCCCGGCGCATGCGCGACGCCCTCGCCCTGACGCCGGTACCCGTCGCCGAGGACCGCCTGGCCCCGCAGATGTCCGAGGCGGCCGCGCTGCCCTTCGACCCCGAGGACGGGCCGCTCCTGCGCCTGTACCGGTGGCAGACCCCGGCGCGGCGCGTGTACCAGGTCGTGGTGCACCATCTGGTCACCGACCTGTGGTCGCTGTCCCTGGTCCTCCGCGACCTCGGATCCGCCTACTCGGCCCTTGCCGCCGGGCGCCCGGTGCGCCTGCCCGAACCGGGCTCGTACGACGCCTGGGTGCGCGAGCAGCGGGCCTGGCTCGACTCCGCGGAGGCGGGCGAGCGCGACGCGTTCCTGCGCGAGCTGCTGCCCCGGCGGGCCGCGCCGCTCGGCGTGCGCACCGACGTCCCGCGCCCCGCCGTCCGGAGCGGCCGCGGCGCCCGGATCGAGGCGCGGGTGCCCGCGCCGGCACCACCGGGTCCGGCGGGCCGGGACCCGGTGTGCCTCCTGGCCGTGCTGTGGGCCGCGACCCTGGGGCGGTACGGCACGCCCGCACCCGTCGTCGTGGGGGTGCCCGTCGCCGGCCGCACCAGCGGCCGCCACGGCGCCGTCGGCGGCCTGTGCACGAACACGGTCCCGCTGGCACTCGACGTCGGGCCGGACCGCCTCCTGGAACAGGTGGTCGCCGAAGCCCGCGCCCAGCTCGCCGCCGGAATGGACGCCGGCCTCCACCCGCTGGCCCGTGCCGTGGAGGCGGTCCGGCCCGATCGTGCGCCCGGCCGCACACCCCTGGTCGAGACGCTCATCACCTACCAGGAGAACCCGCTGCCGGACGTGCCGGGCCTGCTGGAGGCACTCGCCGGCAGCGAGACCGTCATCACCCTCGGCGACCTCGTGCTGCGGTCCGTCCCGGTGGAGAGGCACAGCTGCCGGTACGACCTGGACCTGGTCGTCACGCCCGGTCGCGACGGTCTCCGCCTGACGCTGGACTACGCCGCCGACCTGTTCACCGAACGCACCGCCCGTGCGGTGCTCGACACCTTCTGCGCGGCACTCGCCGCGGCGGAGCGCGGCGACGCGGCACGGCTCGCCGACATCACCGTCCTGTCCGACCGGGACACCGCACTCCTCGAACGCATCGGACGCGGCGCGACCCCGCCCATGGAGCCCTCGCTGCTGCGGCGGGTCAGGACGGTGGCCGAGGAGACACCCGACGCGCCCGCGGTGCAGGAGCCCCGACGGGCCCGGAGCCACGCAGAGTTCGCCCGGCAGGTCGAGCGGGTCGCCCACGCGCTCCGCTTCGCCGGCGACGGAAGGAGCTGA
- a CDS encoding LLM class flavin-dependent oxidoreductase — protein sequence MTTDTPRSRLDDLGPQRRLLVERLLRERARADGTEAPAPAPAPPHTAADPGRAAEDPPDGAEPAPAISLFFFSADTDDHAWDKHDLVLECAELADSLGLDAIWVPERHFDPFGAPYPSPGLLLAAIAARTRRIALRSGSVVLPLRDPLLVAEEWGVLDSLSRGRMGISLASGWHADDFVLNPEGYERRKDVLEEGLADLRTLWSGGGITRKGPGGRPVEVRTYPRPERMPEVWLTSSRNPDTWRTAGRLGLHVLTALLEQTTDEIAERAGLYRQALAEAGHSVTGRRITCMLHTHLAADPATVEQRVRGPLTRYLSAHMDLFSKYAAGGGAGIDPDEVTEADRQALLEHGLRRYMGTSGLFGSVESCLPKVERLTAAGITELGCLVDFGLPREQVLESVEELGRLRAALLGTAGGAT from the coding sequence ATGACGACGGACACCCCGCGATCCCGGCTGGACGACCTCGGTCCGCAGCGCCGGCTCCTGGTCGAGCGGCTCCTGCGCGAACGCGCCCGCGCCGACGGGACGGAGGCACCCGCGCCGGCACCGGCCCCGCCGCACACCGCCGCCGACCCCGGCCGTGCGGCGGAGGACCCGCCGGACGGCGCGGAGCCGGCACCCGCGATCAGCCTCTTCTTCTTCTCCGCCGACACCGACGACCACGCCTGGGACAAGCACGACCTCGTGCTGGAGTGCGCCGAACTCGCCGACTCCCTGGGGCTGGACGCGATCTGGGTCCCCGAGCGCCACTTCGACCCCTTCGGCGCCCCGTACCCCAGCCCCGGTCTCCTGCTGGCCGCCATCGCGGCGCGCACCCGCCGCATCGCCCTGCGTTCGGGCAGCGTCGTGCTGCCCCTGCGCGACCCGCTGCTGGTCGCGGAGGAGTGGGGCGTCCTGGACTCGCTCAGCCGGGGGAGGATGGGCATCTCCCTCGCCTCCGGATGGCACGCGGACGACTTCGTCCTCAACCCCGAGGGCTACGAGCGGCGCAAGGACGTACTGGAGGAGGGGCTCGCCGACCTGCGCACCCTGTGGAGCGGCGGCGGCATCACCCGGAAGGGACCGGGCGGGCGCCCTGTGGAGGTGCGGACCTACCCCCGCCCGGAACGCATGCCCGAGGTGTGGCTGACCAGTTCCCGCAACCCCGACACCTGGCGCACCGCGGGCAGGCTCGGCCTGCACGTCCTGACCGCCCTGCTGGAGCAGACGACCGACGAGATCGCCGAGAGGGCCGGCCTCTACCGGCAGGCGCTCGCCGAGGCCGGGCACTCCGTCACGGGCCGCCGCATCACCTGCATGCTCCACACCCACCTCGCGGCCGACCCGGCAACCGTCGAGCAGCGCGTCCGCGGACCGCTGACCCGGTATCTCTCCGCCCACATGGACCTGTTCAGCAAGTACGCCGCCGGCGGCGGTGCCGGCATCGACCCGGACGAGGTCACCGAAGCGGACCGCCAGGCGCTCCTGGAGCACGGGCTGCGCCGCTACATGGGGACCTCGGGACTCTTCGGCAGCGTGGAGAGCTGTCTGCCCAAGGTCGAGCGGCTCACCGCCGCGGGCATCACCGAACTCGGCTGCCTCGTGGACTTCGGACTGCCGCGCGAACAGGTCCTGGAGAGCGTCGAGGAGCTCGGGCGGCTGCGCGCCGCCCTGCTCGGGACGGCGGGTGGGGCCACGTGA
- a CDS encoding AfsR/SARP family transcriptional regulator: MDHAISVYTLGAFELAIHGKPVQQWKAGKARDLFQFLLLRQGHVVPRETLHEALWPGSFWSASSSSLKVAVHALRRVLANYQASPGGTSTSSLRLVTRETGYTLQTSGLWVDSEVFDDLVDQGHRAESAGARQEAGRHYRAAAELYGGDFLAGAPMEWASVHREWLRSRFLYVLQQLAESSMLEDNPLSVMRYCRRILEIEPYREESYRMLMYTHAQLGQLNQVRRWYDICATRLREDLQAAPEPATRLAYSRAMHGRLDADSWESINCPGHTAAHRERRTKA, encoded by the coding sequence ATGGATCACGCGATATCGGTTTACACCCTTGGAGCATTCGAGCTGGCGATTCACGGGAAGCCGGTTCAGCAGTGGAAGGCGGGCAAGGCCCGCGACCTCTTTCAATTCCTGTTGCTGCGCCAGGGACACGTGGTGCCGCGGGAAACACTCCACGAGGCGCTGTGGCCGGGTTCCTTCTGGTCGGCGAGTTCGAGTTCCCTCAAAGTGGCGGTGCACGCGCTGCGCAGAGTCCTGGCCAACTACCAGGCCTCACCCGGAGGGACGAGCACGTCGTCGCTGCGCCTGGTGACGCGCGAGACGGGCTACACCCTTCAGACCAGCGGGCTCTGGGTGGACTCCGAGGTCTTCGACGACCTGGTCGACCAGGGGCACCGCGCCGAGTCGGCCGGGGCCCGTCAGGAGGCGGGCCGGCACTACCGGGCCGCTGCCGAATTGTATGGAGGGGACTTCCTGGCCGGAGCCCCCATGGAATGGGCCAGTGTTCACCGGGAATGGCTTCGGAGCCGCTTCCTCTACGTGCTCCAGCAACTGGCCGAATCCAGCATGCTGGAAGACAATCCGCTCTCGGTGATGCGCTATTGCCGCCGTATCCTGGAGATCGAGCCGTATCGCGAGGAAAGCTATCGCATGCTGATGTACACACATGCACAGCTCGGGCAACTCAATCAGGTTCGCCGCTGGTACGACATCTGCGCGACGCGCCTGCGCGAAGACCTGCAGGCAGCCCCGGAACCCGCTACCCGCCTCGCCTACTCCCGCGCGATGCACGGTCGGCTCGACGCCGACAGCTGGGAATCCATCAACTGCCCCGGGCATACGGCAGCCCACCGGGAGCGGCGGACCAAAGCCTGA
- a CDS encoding maleylpyruvate isomerase N-terminal domain-containing protein: MIREAFLQGAAAAADLIGHPSVAAAWNAPSVLPGYRVGGLCGHLARNVVLVEPLLAAPASGARPLPLLDHYTGDDWLDADPQSEEHLAIRERGEKAAADGPGSLAERVSGAVGRLAPAVAAQPADRVVDLPGMWSLTLDDFLLTRLVELTVHCDDLAVSVGEPTPELPAAHYEETIALLSRLAVRRHGPTALLRALSRSERAPATVSAF, translated from the coding sequence ATGATCCGAGAGGCTTTTCTCCAAGGGGCCGCGGCCGCGGCAGATCTGATCGGCCACCCGTCCGTGGCCGCGGCATGGAACGCTCCGAGCGTCCTTCCCGGATACCGGGTGGGCGGCCTCTGCGGCCATCTCGCGCGCAACGTCGTGCTGGTCGAACCGCTGCTCGCCGCCCCTGCCTCCGGCGCGCGTCCCCTCCCCCTGCTCGACCACTACACCGGTGACGACTGGCTGGACGCGGATCCCCAGAGCGAGGAGCATCTCGCGATCCGCGAGCGGGGGGAGAAGGCCGCGGCCGACGGCCCGGGGAGTCTGGCCGAACGCGTGTCCGGGGCCGTGGGCCGGCTGGCTCCGGCCGTCGCCGCGCAGCCCGCGGACCGGGTCGTCGACCTCCCCGGCATGTGGAGCCTGACGCTCGACGACTTCCTGCTGACCCGTCTCGTCGAATTGACGGTGCACTGCGACGACCTGGCGGTGAGTGTCGGCGAGCCGACTCCCGAACTCCCCGCCGCCCACTACGAGGAGACGATCGCACTCCTGTCGCGGCTCGCCGTGCGACGTCACGGGCCGACCGCCCTGCTCCGGGCGCTCAGCCGGAGCGAGCGGGCGCCGGCGACGGTCTCCGCGTTCTGA